Proteins encoded within one genomic window of Spirochaeta isovalerica:
- a CDS encoding methyl-accepting chemotaxis protein, whose translation MTRNKTTISLKIIFVSAVLLLGVNIGQYLFVNSTLMGIIRLEKETQFNESVNVVFQNLQEQERMLQETVEAVDKQNISSLTGKLLFESGTDGGNSVQEMKNRYRPEYQRNAVVSLEAVYFNNKDQVVVPYIIDRAGYTIMHKELGRNSGDLKDYDYIKRILEIRDGDFDYTVDGQDYWVVFRTYPEWGWTVCYTMTQDQKFAAVKEFKIFYILLLSGALAVFLLIIFFAIKKLLKPLSSVESKITEISSGEGDLTQEIIVRSSDEVGLLANSFNSFINQLKAIVINIKNASMQTLRIRDELGANTEETASALVQISTNVSNMRNHITKLDENIISSVGSIGEIDSNISGLNRQMHEQSAMVRQTSASVTEMISSIESVSKITRMKSESSEQLLKTSAEGEEQLRNTSRIFRAEIGDNVDRIGDMVSIISAIASKTNLLSMNAAIEAAHAGDSGLGFAVVADEIRKLAEESSRQVKEIKESIKGIIQGIDDTEKSITTTDEAFHMIKSEVGEVVSAFSEIYSSTEELSVGGRQILEAMTSLNDITVHISTSAEEMERGSAFVNKAMEDVRRISGEVTNGMDEVVRGTEEVNEAMSEIAGLSIQLGESSDKLGIEINRFRTE comes from the coding sequence ATGACCAGGAATAAAACGACAATCTCCCTGAAAATCATTTTCGTTTCAGCAGTTCTTCTGCTTGGTGTGAATATCGGGCAGTATCTATTCGTCAATTCGACGCTGATGGGGATTATCCGCCTTGAGAAAGAGACCCAATTCAATGAGAGCGTCAATGTTGTATTCCAGAATCTGCAGGAACAGGAGCGTATGCTTCAGGAAACGGTGGAAGCGGTCGACAAACAGAATATTTCTTCCCTGACGGGAAAACTGCTCTTCGAATCAGGAACAGATGGTGGAAATTCGGTACAGGAAATGAAAAACAGATACCGCCCTGAATATCAGAGGAATGCGGTCGTCTCTCTGGAAGCTGTTTATTTCAATAACAAAGATCAGGTCGTTGTTCCCTATATAATCGACCGTGCCGGCTATACGATCATGCATAAGGAACTTGGCCGGAATTCGGGAGATTTGAAAGATTATGATTATATAAAAAGGATTCTTGAAATACGGGACGGTGATTTCGATTATACCGTTGATGGTCAGGATTACTGGGTCGTTTTCAGAACATATCCCGAATGGGGATGGACAGTTTGTTATACAATGACCCAGGATCAGAAGTTTGCCGCGGTCAAAGAATTTAAAATATTCTATATTCTTCTGCTGTCCGGAGCTCTAGCCGTATTTCTCCTGATTATTTTCTTCGCTATAAAAAAGCTACTTAAGCCTCTCTCCTCTGTAGAATCCAAAATTACTGAGATTTCATCGGGAGAAGGGGACCTCACTCAGGAAATCATTGTCAGATCCTCTGATGAAGTGGGACTGCTGGCTAACAGTTTCAATTCATTCATAAATCAGCTCAAAGCCATTGTCATTAATATTAAGAACGCCTCCATGCAGACATTACGCATTCGCGACGAACTGGGAGCCAATACAGAAGAGACGGCTTCGGCGCTCGTTCAGATTTCGACAAACGTTTCCAATATGAGGAATCACATTACAAAACTCGATGAGAATATCATATCCTCAGTCGGTTCCATCGGCGAAATCGATTCCAACATTTCCGGTTTGAACCGGCAGATGCATGAGCAATCAGCTATGGTTCGACAGACCTCCGCATCGGTTACGGAAATGATTTCATCCATTGAAAGCGTTTCCAAAATAACCAGAATGAAATCCGAATCTTCTGAACAGCTTCTGAAAACCTCTGCGGAAGGTGAGGAGCAGTTGCGTAACACAAGCCGCATATTCAGAGCTGAAATCGGTGATAATGTGGATAGAATCGGCGATATGGTGTCCATCATAAGCGCCATTGCCTCGAAAACGAACCTTTTGTCCATGAATGCCGCCATCGAAGCAGCTCATGCGGGGGATTCCGGACTGGGCTTTGCCGTGGTCGCTGATGAAATAAGAAAGCTGGCGGAAGAGTCTTCCCGACAGGTCAAAGAAATAAAAGAGAGCATCAAGGGAATCATCCAGGGGATAGACGATACGGAAAAGAGCATAACGACAACCGACGAAGCGTTTCATATGATTAAGTCTGAAGTGGGAGAAGTCGTCAGTGCTTTTTCAGAGATTTATTCCAGCACGGAAGAGCTTTCGGTCGGTGGACGTCAGATCCTCGAGGCAATGACCTCTTTGAATGATATAACCGTTCATATCAGCACCAGCGCGGAAGAAATGGAGAGGGGATCGGCTTTCGTCAATAAGGCGATGGAAGACGTCAGACGCATTTCCGGAGAAGTCACCAACGGTATGGATGAAGTTGTCCGCGGAACAGAAGAAGTCAACGAGGCCATGAGCGAAATCGCCGGCTTATCCATTCAGCTGGGTGAAAGCAGCGATAAGCTCGGCATAGAAATTAACAGGTTCAGAACCGAATAG
- a CDS encoding FecR family protein: protein MKNNRTNTAIFIILTLITTFAFPSGNQGSSGSSSASVKGKIAYMEGDVLLNSREANIGDTVNNSDTLETGPGAFCEVVFEDANVFRLDELTITRINWTESDIVLEQGGISAVFNKLDKLIREMRDFTVSTPTTTAGVRGTVFYARVEDPDNTYVCICNGELQMNYSDDSLNIEAQHHKAYRFTNNNGAVSWNSAPMLYHDDPQMEEVASRIDFVIPWDKSTSSY from the coding sequence ATGAAAAACAACAGAACCAATACTGCCATATTCATCATCCTCACTTTGATTACAACTTTCGCATTCCCATCAGGGAATCAGGGATCTTCGGGATCATCTTCAGCCTCAGTAAAAGGAAAAATAGCCTATATGGAAGGAGACGTTCTTCTGAACAGCAGAGAAGCCAATATTGGAGACACCGTAAACAACAGCGACACCCTGGAAACTGGCCCGGGCGCTTTTTGCGAGGTTGTTTTTGAAGACGCGAACGTATTCCGTCTCGATGAACTGACCATAACCCGTATAAACTGGACCGAAAGCGATATCGTACTCGAGCAGGGAGGTATCAGCGCCGTATTCAACAAACTGGATAAACTGATCAGGGAAATGAGAGATTTTACGGTGTCGACACCCACAACGACTGCCGGAGTGAGAGGGACTGTTTTCTACGCCCGCGTCGAAGATCCGGATAATACCTATGTCTGCATCTGCAATGGCGAACTCCAGATGAATTATAGTGATGATTCATTGAATATCGAAGCTCAACACCACAAAGCCTACCGCTTCACCAATAATAACGGCGCCGTTTCATGGAACAGCGCTCCCATGCTCTACCACGATGACCCGCAGATGGAGGAAGTCGCTTCAAGAATCGATTTTGTTATCCCCTGGGATAAAAGTACAAGCAGTTACTGA